One Triticum dicoccoides isolate Atlit2015 ecotype Zavitan chromosome 5B, WEW_v2.0, whole genome shotgun sequence genomic window carries:
- the LOC119305648 gene encoding uncharacterized protein LOC119305648 isoform X1: METAQERELLQLQLQGWPFHAMPPSFDAGNGAYSGSGSSSMSSDVGGGDSFLLGWEQPFGGCFGLADAQLHDLFPLCMMEPLALSPAATSTAADLPSEQQVPAPAAMPNGELGDLLLNFWDAGDARERPVAINSGCVPPQHEKSSQSSAATATNSFLCKQNDEDDLLGSIFSKRPTLAEEPPVLFLAPAEAEPLPSTSSSSSCHADPHASDAGGARAQDTTTKPSGARAPPLPRCSSSSLKRATPEAASESAEAECSQSGGKRRKVSASVLCPFAVLKPDGLDGGATLADINARILMRPARPVRHPVGEYACAPRVLAADAPGISGRAVSGFTRLHTPGRGTITIMRTRG; this comes from the exons ATGGAGACAGCGCAGGAAAGAGAGCTGCTGCAGCTGCAGCTGCAGGGGTGGCCTTTCCACGCCATGCCGCCCAGCTTCGACGCCGGCAACGGCGCctacagcggcagcggcagcagcagcatgagcagcgacgtcggcggcggcgacTCCTTCCTGCTCGGGTGGGAGCAACCGTTCGGCGGCTGCTTCGGCCTCGCCGACGCGCAACTCCACGACCTCTTCCCCCTCT GCATGATGGAGCCGCTCGCGTTGTCGCCGGCCGCGACGTCCACGGCGGCGGACCTCCCGTCGGAGCAGCAGGTCCCGGCGCCGGCGGCAATGCCCAACGGGGAGCTCGGCGACCTCCTGCTG AATTTCTGGGACGCCGGTGATGCGAGAGAGCGGCCGGTCGCAATCAATTCGGGCTGCGTGCCACCGCAGCACGAGAAGAGCAGCCAGAGCAGCGCTGCCACGGCCACGAACTCTTTCCTCTGTAAGCAAA ATGATGAGGACGATCTTTTGGGCTCCATTTTCTCCAAGAGGCCCACCCTGGCAGAAGAACCACCCGTGCTCTTCCTCGCCCCGGCGGAGGCGGAGCCCCTCCccagcacctcctcctcctccagctgcCACGCGGACCCACATGCCAGCGACGCCGGCGGGGCCCGGGCTcaggacaccaccaccaagccAAGTGGCGCGCGGGCCCCGCCTCTCCCTCgctgctcctcctcgtcgttgaAACGGGCGACACCAGAAG CAGCATCGGAGTCGGCGGAGGCGGAGTGCAGCCAGAGCGGCGGCAAGCGGCGGAAGGTGTCGGCGAGCGTGCTGTGCCCGTTCGCCGTGCTGAAGCCCGACGGGCTGGACGGCGGCGCGACGCTGGCGGACATCAACGCGCGCATCCTCATGCGGCCGGCGCGGCCCGTGCGGCACCCCGTCGGCGAGTACGCGTGCGCGCCGCGCGTGCTGGCGGCCGACGCGCCGGGCATCTCCGGCAGGGCCGTCTCGGGGTTCACGAGGCTGCACACCCCCGGCCGCGGCACCATTACCATCATGAGGACGCGAGGCTAA
- the LOC119305648 gene encoding uncharacterized protein LOC119305648 isoform X2, which translates to METAQERELLQLQLQGWPFHAMPPSFDAGNGAYSGSGSSSMSSDVGGGDSFLLGWEQPFGGCFGLADAQLHDLFPLCMMEPLALSPAATSTAADLPSEQQVPAPAAMPNGELGDLLLNFWDAGDARERPVAINSGCVPPQHEKSSQSSAATATNSFLCKQNDEDDLLGSIFSKRPTLAEEPPVLFLAPAEAEPLPSTSSSSSCHADPHASDAGGARAQDTTTKPSGARAPPLPRCSSSSLKRATPEASESAEAECSQSGGKRRKVSASVLCPFAVLKPDGLDGGATLADINARILMRPARPVRHPVGEYACAPRVLAADAPGISGRAVSGFTRLHTPGRGTITIMRTRG; encoded by the exons ATGGAGACAGCGCAGGAAAGAGAGCTGCTGCAGCTGCAGCTGCAGGGGTGGCCTTTCCACGCCATGCCGCCCAGCTTCGACGCCGGCAACGGCGCctacagcggcagcggcagcagcagcatgagcagcgacgtcggcggcggcgacTCCTTCCTGCTCGGGTGGGAGCAACCGTTCGGCGGCTGCTTCGGCCTCGCCGACGCGCAACTCCACGACCTCTTCCCCCTCT GCATGATGGAGCCGCTCGCGTTGTCGCCGGCCGCGACGTCCACGGCGGCGGACCTCCCGTCGGAGCAGCAGGTCCCGGCGCCGGCGGCAATGCCCAACGGGGAGCTCGGCGACCTCCTGCTG AATTTCTGGGACGCCGGTGATGCGAGAGAGCGGCCGGTCGCAATCAATTCGGGCTGCGTGCCACCGCAGCACGAGAAGAGCAGCCAGAGCAGCGCTGCCACGGCCACGAACTCTTTCCTCTGTAAGCAAA ATGATGAGGACGATCTTTTGGGCTCCATTTTCTCCAAGAGGCCCACCCTGGCAGAAGAACCACCCGTGCTCTTCCTCGCCCCGGCGGAGGCGGAGCCCCTCCccagcacctcctcctcctccagctgcCACGCGGACCCACATGCCAGCGACGCCGGCGGGGCCCGGGCTcaggacaccaccaccaagccAAGTGGCGCGCGGGCCCCGCCTCTCCCTCgctgctcctcctcgtcgttgaAACGGGCGACACCAGAAG CATCGGAGTCGGCGGAGGCGGAGTGCAGCCAGAGCGGCGGCAAGCGGCGGAAGGTGTCGGCGAGCGTGCTGTGCCCGTTCGCCGTGCTGAAGCCCGACGGGCTGGACGGCGGCGCGACGCTGGCGGACATCAACGCGCGCATCCTCATGCGGCCGGCGCGGCCCGTGCGGCACCCCGTCGGCGAGTACGCGTGCGCGCCGCGCGTGCTGGCGGCCGACGCGCCGGGCATCTCCGGCAGGGCCGTCTCGGGGTTCACGAGGCTGCACACCCCCGGCCGCGGCACCATTACCATCATGAGGACGCGAGGCTAA
- the LOC119305648 gene encoding uncharacterized protein LOC119305648 isoform X3: METAQERELLQLQLQGWPFHAMPPSFDAGNGAYSGSGSSSMSSDVGGGDSFLLGWEQPFGGCFGLADAQLHDLFPLCMMEPLALSPAATSTAADLPSEQQVPAPAAMPNGELGDLLLNFWDAGDARERPVAINSGCVPPQHEKSSQSSAATATNSFLYDEDDLLGSIFSKRPTLAEEPPVLFLAPAEAEPLPSTSSSSSCHADPHASDAGGARAQDTTTKPSGARAPPLPRCSSSSLKRATPEAASESAEAECSQSGGKRRKVSASVLCPFAVLKPDGLDGGATLADINARILMRPARPVRHPVGEYACAPRVLAADAPGISGRAVSGFTRLHTPGRGTITIMRTRG, from the exons ATGGAGACAGCGCAGGAAAGAGAGCTGCTGCAGCTGCAGCTGCAGGGGTGGCCTTTCCACGCCATGCCGCCCAGCTTCGACGCCGGCAACGGCGCctacagcggcagcggcagcagcagcatgagcagcgacgtcggcggcggcgacTCCTTCCTGCTCGGGTGGGAGCAACCGTTCGGCGGCTGCTTCGGCCTCGCCGACGCGCAACTCCACGACCTCTTCCCCCTCT GCATGATGGAGCCGCTCGCGTTGTCGCCGGCCGCGACGTCCACGGCGGCGGACCTCCCGTCGGAGCAGCAGGTCCCGGCGCCGGCGGCAATGCCCAACGGGGAGCTCGGCGACCTCCTGCTG AATTTCTGGGACGCCGGTGATGCGAGAGAGCGGCCGGTCGCAATCAATTCGGGCTGCGTGCCACCGCAGCACGAGAAGAGCAGCCAGAGCAGCGCTGCCACGGCCACGAACTCTTTCCTCT ATGATGAGGACGATCTTTTGGGCTCCATTTTCTCCAAGAGGCCCACCCTGGCAGAAGAACCACCCGTGCTCTTCCTCGCCCCGGCGGAGGCGGAGCCCCTCCccagcacctcctcctcctccagctgcCACGCGGACCCACATGCCAGCGACGCCGGCGGGGCCCGGGCTcaggacaccaccaccaagccAAGTGGCGCGCGGGCCCCGCCTCTCCCTCgctgctcctcctcgtcgttgaAACGGGCGACACCAGAAG CAGCATCGGAGTCGGCGGAGGCGGAGTGCAGCCAGAGCGGCGGCAAGCGGCGGAAGGTGTCGGCGAGCGTGCTGTGCCCGTTCGCCGTGCTGAAGCCCGACGGGCTGGACGGCGGCGCGACGCTGGCGGACATCAACGCGCGCATCCTCATGCGGCCGGCGCGGCCCGTGCGGCACCCCGTCGGCGAGTACGCGTGCGCGCCGCGCGTGCTGGCGGCCGACGCGCCGGGCATCTCCGGCAGGGCCGTCTCGGGGTTCACGAGGCTGCACACCCCCGGCCGCGGCACCATTACCATCATGAGGACGCGAGGCTAA